A single genomic interval of Lewinellaceae bacterium harbors:
- a CDS encoding META domain-containing protein, whose amino-acid sequence MNYKVCFAMLALYLGIFISCSTTKNKGAYTLYGHTWELDYISGPRIAFEGLFPDQKPQITFDRTTQRAVGTDSCNGYSAPFKSKRNHLSFSDPYPTTMRYCGEGEKQFISMMQKVNAYSFSPDGKLNLKLDDVTILRFKKIL is encoded by the coding sequence ATGAACTACAAAGTATGCTTTGCAATGCTTGCACTATATCTGGGTATCTTTATCTCATGTTCCACCACTAAAAATAAGGGTGCTTATACTTTATACGGGCACACCTGGGAACTGGACTATATTTCCGGACCACGTATTGCTTTTGAAGGACTTTTCCCGGACCAGAAACCTCAGATAACCTTTGACCGGACAACCCAAAGAGCGGTAGGCACTGATAGCTGTAATGGCTATTCTGCTCCGTTCAAATCCAAGCGGAATCACCTGTCCTTTAGTGATCCCTACCCTACCACCATGCGCTATTGCGGTGAAGGAGAAAAGCAATTTATTTCCATGATGCAAAAGGTTAATGCATACAGCTTCTCTCCGGATGGCAAACTTAATTTGAAGTTGGACGATGTCACAATACTCCGTTTCAAGAAAATCCTTTGA
- a CDS encoding DUF4266 domain-containing protein, whose product MKIKALALFGLFMLATSCVTVKEYQKVNLNDPDMALSDRKDKKFQTSFQVYREGASGANGGKSGGGCGCN is encoded by the coding sequence ATGAAAATTAAAGCACTGGCTTTATTCGGATTATTTATGCTGGCCACCTCCTGTGTCACAGTCAAGGAATACCAGAAGGTAAACCTGAACGACCCGGATATGGCGCTGAGTGATCGTAAAGACAAAAAATTTCAAACCAGTTTCCAGGTTTACCGTGAAGGCGCCTCCGGTGCCAACGGCGGAAAAAGTGGTGGTGGTTGCGGATGCAATTAA
- a CDS encoding thioredoxin family protein, whose translation MALFAGLFFQLSWASGQNWLTDLKDAESEAANRNCHIILVFQGSDWCAPCIKLDREIWQSDVFKKYADEKAVLLKADFPRKSANQLSPAQQKKNERLAEEYNKQGFFPLVVVLDPKGKVLGTTGYKKTSPEEYIEILDSFK comes from the coding sequence ATGGCGTTATTTGCCGGCCTTTTTTTCCAGTTATCCTGGGCGTCCGGACAAAATTGGCTTACCGACCTCAAGGATGCCGAATCGGAAGCTGCTAACCGCAATTGCCACATCATCCTGGTCTTCCAGGGCTCCGATTGGTGTGCTCCCTGCATCAAACTTGACCGTGAAATATGGCAATCGGACGTGTTTAAAAAATATGCCGATGAGAAAGCCGTGCTTTTAAAGGCCGATTTTCCACGCAAATCAGCCAATCAACTATCTCCGGCTCAACAAAAGAAAAACGAAAGGCTGGCCGAAGAATATAACAAACAGGGCTTCTTTCCGCTGGTCGTCGTCCTGGATCCCAAAGGTAAAGTCCTGGGTACCACCGGCTATAAAAAGACATCACCCGAAGAATACATCGAAATACTCGATTCTTTCAAATGA
- a CDS encoding DUF3570 domain-containing protein: MRTPIWIILLSLPVWVHAQATKKATDVDKKSEKEYKNRVLENTEIDLLTSLYGQDGNNGSVTGGIGSEKLTDFATDINVAIPLNDDDVLTIDATVSAYTSASSSNLNPFTGVTNYSYGTVVSGASRSGGGRTRGPFGSQSTSATTVVRGSPWVAASGASRGDVWYSGGLNYSHSSDDRNKIYSGHLNVSKEFDYGSFGAGLGFVRQFNQKNTEIGVQGSVYLDKWYPQYPTEIKTYYQTGGNLNAGFFSGVDILDANGNKISKTGSTTWQPSNLSLIDNTNRNTYSLSLSFSQILSKRSQFSIFSDLVLQRGWLANPMQRVYFSDVANYYIGTAADIPYYTSPLNTGVFQLADDIERLPESRLKIPVGLRYHYYINEYLVVKSYYRYYYDDWGIQSHTVNLELPIKLGSKFTLYPNYRFYTQTAANYFAPYEQHLSTDTYYTSDYDLSAFNANQYGLGLKYTDIFLKSHVGVLGIKSISLDYNYYQRNTGLHAQIVSFGIKFVTDR; the protein is encoded by the coding sequence ATGAGAACACCTATTTGGATTATCCTGCTGAGCCTACCGGTCTGGGTGCATGCACAGGCCACAAAGAAGGCTACCGATGTAGACAAGAAATCGGAGAAGGAATACAAAAACCGGGTATTGGAAAATACCGAAATAGATCTTCTGACCAGCTTGTATGGTCAGGATGGAAACAATGGTTCGGTAACTGGGGGCATTGGCAGTGAGAAATTGACTGACTTTGCCACGGACATCAATGTGGCCATTCCCTTGAATGACGACGATGTGCTGACCATCGACGCCACCGTTTCGGCCTATACTTCAGCTTCGTCCAGCAATCTGAACCCATTCACCGGAGTGACCAATTACAGTTATGGTACGGTCGTGTCCGGCGCTTCCCGGAGTGGGGGAGGCCGTACCCGGGGTCCGTTTGGTTCACAGTCAACATCTGCCACCACTGTGGTGCGGGGCTCGCCGTGGGTGGCTGCATCCGGTGCGTCTCGGGGAGATGTCTGGTACAGTGGAGGTCTGAATTACAGCCATTCTTCGGATGACCGCAATAAGATCTACAGCGGTCATCTTAATGTCTCGAAAGAATTTGACTATGGTTCCTTCGGGGCAGGGTTGGGTTTTGTAAGGCAGTTCAATCAGAAAAACACCGAAATTGGCGTGCAGGGCTCAGTATACCTGGATAAATGGTATCCACAATATCCCACCGAGATCAAGACCTATTACCAGACCGGTGGAAATCTGAACGCAGGATTTTTCAGCGGTGTCGATATCCTGGATGCCAATGGAAATAAAATCTCGAAGACGGGCTCTACAACCTGGCAACCGTCGAATTTAAGCCTGATCGATAATACCAACCGCAACACGTATTCGTTATCGCTGAGCTTCTCACAGATCCTCAGCAAACGTTCCCAATTCTCGATCTTTTCGGATCTGGTCCTGCAGCGTGGCTGGTTGGCCAATCCGATGCAGCGGGTTTATTTCTCCGATGTTGCTAATTATTACATTGGTACTGCCGCCGATATTCCTTATTACACGTCTCCCCTGAATACCGGTGTATTTCAGTTGGCCGATGATATCGAGCGACTGCCAGAGTCACGGCTAAAAATTCCGGTAGGTCTGCGGTATCATTATTACATCAATGAATATCTGGTGGTGAAATCCTATTACCGGTATTATTACGACGACTGGGGCATTCAATCACACACGGTAAACCTTGAGTTGCCCATCAAATTAGGGAGCAAATTCACGCTTTATCCGAATTACCGCTTCTATACCCAGACGGCAGCAAACTATTTTGCTCCTTATGAGCAGCACCTTTCTACTGATACGTATTATACCAGTGATTACGATCTGTCTGCATTTAATGCAAACCAATACGGTCTGGGGCTCAAATACACCGATATCTTTTTGAAATCACATGTTGGAGTATTGGGTATTAAAAGCATTTCGCTGGATTATAATTATTACCAGCGAAATACCGGACTCCATGCCCAGATCGTTTCCTTTGGAATTAAATTTGTGACAGACCGTTGA
- a CDS encoding O-acetylhomoserine aminocarboxypropyltransferase/cysteine synthase, with translation MSNSLHFETLQLHAGYEEAEQTTRSRAVPIYQTSSYTFENSEHGANLFALKQFGNIYTRIMNPTTDVFEKRIAALEGGVAALATASGQAAQFLALNNILQVGDNFVSSSNLYGGTYNQFKVAFKRLGIEARFTAGEKPSDYERLIDKNTKAIYLESIGNPSFNIPDFEGISAVAKQHDIPLVVDNTFGAAGYLFRPLEWGANIVTASATKWIGGHGTSIGGVIVDGGNYNWGNGKYPQFTEPSEGYHGLNFWEVFGTDGPFGNIAFIIRARVEGLRDFGPALSPFNAFLLLQGMETLSLRVQRTVDNALALAQWLEAHPLVDEVYYPGLKSSPSHTNAVKYLRHGFGGVLSFTIKGSKENATKFVDSLKLVSHLANVGDAKTLIIQPSATTHQQLSDEEQKASGVLPNQLRISAGIEHIDDIKADLEQAFSQVHAASGVA, from the coding sequence ATGTCAAATTCCCTTCACTTTGAGACCCTCCAGCTCCATGCCGGTTATGAAGAAGCGGAGCAAACGACTCGCTCCCGGGCTGTCCCCATCTACCAAACTTCATCCTACACCTTTGAAAATTCCGAGCACGGTGCTAACCTGTTTGCACTAAAGCAGTTCGGCAATATCTATACGCGGATCATGAATCCGACGACCGATGTATTCGAGAAGCGTATCGCCGCCCTGGAAGGCGGTGTGGCTGCTTTGGCTACTGCTTCAGGCCAGGCTGCCCAGTTCCTTGCTTTAAATAACATCCTGCAGGTAGGTGATAATTTTGTCAGCTCATCCAATCTGTACGGCGGTACCTATAACCAGTTTAAGGTCGCTTTCAAAAGGTTGGGTATTGAAGCGCGCTTTACGGCCGGTGAGAAGCCTTCCGACTACGAGCGGCTGATCGATAAAAATACCAAAGCCATCTACCTGGAGTCCATCGGTAATCCAAGCTTCAATATTCCGGATTTTGAAGGCATCAGTGCAGTAGCCAAGCAACACGACATTCCTTTGGTCGTGGACAATACCTTTGGCGCTGCCGGATACCTTTTCCGTCCTCTCGAGTGGGGTGCAAATATAGTGACTGCATCCGCAACCAAGTGGATCGGAGGACACGGGACCAGCATCGGTGGAGTGATTGTTGATGGTGGAAATTACAATTGGGGCAACGGTAAATATCCGCAGTTCACCGAGCCTTCCGAAGGCTACCATGGTCTCAACTTCTGGGAGGTTTTCGGCACCGACGGACCATTTGGCAATATTGCATTTATCATCCGGGCACGCGTCGAAGGGCTGCGGGACTTTGGCCCTGCCCTGAGTCCGTTCAATGCGTTTCTGCTACTGCAGGGAATGGAGACCTTGTCTTTGCGTGTACAACGCACGGTGGACAATGCACTGGCGCTGGCCCAGTGGCTGGAAGCCCATCCTTTGGTAGATGAAGTTTATTACCCGGGATTAAAATCCAGTCCGTCTCATACCAATGCTGTAAAATACCTGCGTCATGGTTTTGGCGGCGTTTTGTCCTTCACCATCAAGGGAAGCAAGGAGAATGCAACCAAATTTGTCGATAGTCTGAAGCTGGTCAGCCATCTCGCTAATGTGGGCGATGCCAAAACTCTGATCATCCAACCTTCAGCGACAACCCATCAGCAGCTGTCCGATGAAGAGCAAAAGGCTTCCGGCGTTTTGCCTAATCAGTTGCGTATCTCTGCTGGCATCGAACATATTGATGACATCAAAGCCGATCTGGAACAGGCTTTTTCACAAGTTCATGCTGCATCAGGGGTAGCCTGA
- the metX gene encoding homoserine O-acetyltransferase has protein sequence MSANGVSTAQGRNAWKANVTAPIQYFDLKERFELEGGDYLPELRIAYCTYGKLNDRADNVIWICHALTANSDPQDWWNGFWGHGRLFDAEQYFIVCANIIGSCYGSTCPDHLNPETGTRYGSTFPLITIGDVVRSFRKLRDHLGISHIGLILGGSMGGQQALEWAVQEPEAMSHLCAIATNAYHSPWGIAFNEAQRLAVTADPTYLHESPNAGEKGLIAARSIGMISYRNFQTYQLSQSDIVPVLQDHRAATYQRYQGQKLSNRFTPLAYLSLSRTMDSHHLARGRESLAAALASIKAKTLVIGIDTDILFPSAELETMANGIPKARFELIHSDYGHDGFLLEYDVLHPLILNFMQNSTS, from the coding sequence ATGTCAGCAAACGGAGTATCGACAGCGCAGGGAAGAAATGCGTGGAAAGCGAATGTGACGGCACCGATTCAGTATTTTGATCTGAAAGAGCGGTTCGAACTGGAAGGAGGAGATTATTTGCCGGAGTTGCGAATTGCCTATTGTACCTATGGCAAACTGAATGATCGTGCAGATAATGTAATTTGGATTTGTCATGCCCTGACTGCGAACTCAGATCCCCAGGATTGGTGGAACGGCTTCTGGGGTCATGGCCGTCTCTTTGATGCTGAGCAGTATTTTATCGTGTGCGCCAATATCATCGGATCCTGTTATGGTTCTACCTGCCCTGATCATCTCAATCCGGAAACCGGAACCCGTTATGGCAGTACTTTTCCCCTGATAACCATCGGTGATGTGGTCCGGTCCTTCCGCAAACTCAGAGACCACCTTGGTATCAGCCACATCGGGCTGATCCTGGGAGGCTCCATGGGAGGACAACAAGCCTTGGAATGGGCTGTGCAGGAGCCTGAGGCGATGAGCCATCTGTGCGCGATCGCCACGAATGCCTACCATTCTCCCTGGGGTATCGCCTTTAACGAAGCACAGCGACTGGCAGTGACAGCTGACCCTACCTACCTGCACGAAAGCCCGAATGCCGGAGAAAAAGGACTGATCGCAGCCAGATCGATAGGCATGATCTCCTACCGGAATTTTCAGACCTACCAGCTATCTCAAAGTGACATCGTCCCGGTCCTTCAGGATCACCGTGCGGCAACCTATCAGCGCTATCAGGGTCAGAAGTTGAGTAATCGTTTTACTCCCCTGGCTTACCTGTCCCTCAGCAGGACCATGGACAGCCATCACCTGGCGCGTGGCCGGGAGAGCCTGGCTGCCGCTCTGGCCTCCATCAAGGCCAAAACATTGGTCATCGGTATCGATACCGATATTCTCTTTCCGTCCGCCGAATTGGAGACGATGGCAAATGGTATTCCGAAAGCCCGATTTGAACTGATCCATAGTGATTATGGTCATGACGGGTTTTTGCTGGAATACGATGTTTTACACCCATTGATTCTTAACTTTATGCAAAATAGCACCTCCTGA
- a CDS encoding pyruvate carboxylase → MGPEKRKFKRLLVANRGEIAIRILRAASELNIETVSIYTFEDRYSLHRYKADKAYQVGKDDDPLRPYLDIEEILRIAKLCRADAIHPGYGFLSENVQFVKRCQEEGIAFVGPAAEVMENVGDKIAAKRLAQKVQVPIIEGKISSLDDPKEAIEAAKQIGFPIIVKAAAGGGGRGMRVVRSAEDLTAALETAKREAKTAFGDDTVFIEKFIENPKHIEVQLLGDHHGNLVHLFERDCSVQRRYQKVVEIAPSLTIIPATLEKIYDYAIRIGQGVNYNNAGTVEFLVDQDQSVYFIEVNPRIQVEHTITEEITGIDLVRSQILIAQGVALNDPQIGIYNQASIHKEGYAIQCRVTTEDPSNEFKPDYGSIIAYRSPGGFGIRLDAGSAYPGAIISPFFDSLLVKVTASGRTLADAADRLHRALREFRVRGLKTNIGFLLNLLKDETFRQGAATVNYIREHPELLEPPKWRDRGTKMLKYLAEVIVNGNPDIKGADPTKTFLKPNVPETSRKRFPEGTRDILKKLGREDFLKWIRDQKTIQYTDTTYRDAHQSLLATRMRTQDLLEAAENYAMMHGGDLFSVEMWGGATFDVAMRFLREDPWQRLQKLRQAMPNVLLQMLLRGSNGVGYSAYPNNLIERFVIKAWENGIDVFRIFDSLNWLDAMLPSLRTVREETDALAEVCMCYTGDILDPERKKFTLQYYLDLAKKIEDAGAHLLAIKDMAGLLKPLAAEQLISRLRESIDIPIHLHTHDTSSIQAATYLKAIDAGVDIIDVAISSMSGLTSQPNFNAVVAMLNGHPREKSMDLDSLNQFADYWEGVRTYYYPFETELRAGTAEVYENEIPGGQYSNLRPQARAQGLEEKFHIIKKNYRIVNDLFGDIVKVTPSSKVVGDMALFMTANNLTAEDILTKGESLAFPQSAKELMRGDLGQIEGGFPRKIQKIILQGEKPYTEHPNAHLKPIDFDASMEAMRAKLGEEVTELDLLSWLLYDKVFEQYYEHINRFGDVSKIPTLPFFYGLKANEEIMVELGEGKQVIIKFLNVTEANEQGNRLVFFRLNGQARAIEVNDKSLHKEVKRNRKASGANQIGAPLQGSIAKILVKPGDEVDLNTPLFTIEAMKMESTIAAPRPGKVKEVFLDEKTLVEQNDLVVEMEYPA, encoded by the coding sequence ATGGGACCCGAGAAGAGAAAATTTAAGAGGTTATTGGTCGCGAATCGTGGTGAGATCGCTATACGCATCCTTAGGGCTGCTTCGGAGCTGAACATCGAAACGGTTTCGATCTATACGTTTGAAGACCGGTACAGTCTGCACCGGTACAAAGCGGACAAAGCTTACCAGGTAGGCAAAGATGATGATCCGTTGCGGCCGTACCTGGATATTGAAGAGATCCTGCGCATTGCTAAGCTCTGCCGTGCAGATGCCATCCACCCGGGCTATGGCTTCCTCAGTGAAAATGTTCAATTCGTCAAACGCTGTCAGGAGGAAGGGATCGCATTTGTGGGGCCCGCGGCGGAAGTCATGGAAAATGTGGGTGATAAGATCGCAGCCAAACGGCTGGCACAAAAAGTGCAGGTGCCCATCATTGAGGGCAAGATCTCTTCCCTCGATGACCCCAAAGAAGCCATTGAGGCGGCAAAGCAGATTGGTTTTCCAATCATTGTCAAAGCAGCAGCTGGAGGTGGTGGTCGCGGAATGCGTGTGGTAAGGTCGGCAGAGGATTTGACTGCTGCCCTGGAAACGGCTAAACGCGAGGCAAAGACCGCATTTGGTGACGATACCGTATTCATTGAAAAATTCATCGAGAACCCCAAGCATATTGAAGTTCAGCTCCTGGGTGATCACCACGGAAATCTGGTACACCTCTTTGAGCGCGATTGTTCCGTTCAGCGCAGGTATCAGAAAGTGGTGGAGATAGCGCCGTCACTGACGATCATTCCGGCTACTCTTGAGAAAATTTATGATTACGCCATTCGCATAGGGCAGGGGGTGAATTACAATAACGCCGGAACTGTCGAGTTTTTGGTCGATCAGGATCAGTCCGTTTATTTTATCGAGGTAAATCCGCGGATCCAGGTCGAACATACTATAACCGAGGAAATAACCGGAATCGACCTGGTACGTTCCCAGATCCTGATAGCCCAGGGGGTAGCACTCAATGACCCCCAGATCGGTATCTACAATCAGGCATCGATCCATAAGGAAGGCTATGCGATCCAATGCCGGGTAACCACGGAGGATCCGTCCAATGAGTTCAAGCCTGACTACGGAAGCATCATCGCTTACCGGTCTCCAGGAGGTTTTGGCATCCGTCTGGATGCCGGATCTGCCTATCCGGGCGCCATCATCTCTCCTTTCTTTGACAGTCTGCTGGTCAAGGTTACTGCCAGTGGCAGGACGCTGGCAGACGCGGCTGACCGGCTGCACCGGGCATTGCGTGAATTCCGCGTCCGGGGCCTCAAAACCAACATTGGTTTTCTGCTAAACCTACTTAAGGATGAAACCTTCCGACAGGGTGCGGCCACGGTCAATTACATCAGGGAACACCCGGAATTGCTCGAACCACCCAAATGGCGTGACCGGGGCACAAAAATGCTTAAATACCTGGCCGAGGTCATTGTCAACGGTAATCCGGATATCAAGGGAGCAGATCCAACTAAAACATTTCTCAAACCTAATGTCCCGGAAACCTCCCGGAAGCGTTTCCCGGAAGGAACCAGGGATATCCTGAAAAAGCTGGGCAGGGAGGACTTCCTGAAGTGGATCAGGGATCAGAAAACCATTCAGTACACGGACACCACTTACCGGGATGCCCACCAGAGCCTGCTGGCTACCCGGATGCGTACGCAGGACTTACTGGAAGCGGCAGAAAATTATGCCATGATGCACGGGGGAGATCTGTTTTCTGTAGAAATGTGGGGCGGCGCCACCTTCGATGTGGCCATGCGGTTTTTGCGGGAGGACCCCTGGCAACGATTACAAAAGTTGCGTCAGGCCATGCCCAATGTGTTGTTGCAAATGCTGCTCAGGGGGTCGAATGGCGTAGGCTATTCAGCCTATCCCAACAATCTGATCGAGCGTTTTGTCATCAAAGCATGGGAGAACGGGATTGACGTATTCCGCATCTTTGATTCGTTAAACTGGCTGGACGCAATGCTCCCCAGTTTGCGTACTGTGCGCGAAGAAACAGATGCGCTGGCAGAGGTTTGCATGTGTTATACCGGTGATATCCTTGACCCGGAACGCAAGAAATTTACGTTGCAGTATTATCTGGACCTGGCTAAAAAGATCGAAGATGCCGGCGCTCATCTGCTGGCAATCAAGGATATGGCCGGCCTGCTCAAACCATTGGCTGCGGAACAACTGATCAGCCGTTTGCGGGAGAGTATCGACATTCCCATCCACCTTCACACCCATGACACCTCTTCCATCCAGGCAGCCACTTATCTTAAAGCCATTGATGCCGGAGTGGATATCATCGATGTGGCGATCAGTTCGATGTCGGGGCTCACTTCCCAGCCTAATTTCAATGCTGTCGTAGCGATGCTTAATGGCCACCCGCGCGAAAAGTCAATGGACCTGGACTCACTCAATCAGTTTGCCGATTACTGGGAAGGAGTACGTACTTATTATTATCCATTTGAGACGGAGTTAAGGGCTGGTACTGCGGAGGTTTATGAAAACGAGATCCCCGGCGGGCAATACTCCAACCTGCGACCCCAAGCCAGAGCGCAGGGACTGGAAGAGAAATTCCACATCATCAAGAAGAACTATCGCATTGTCAATGATTTGTTCGGTGATATCGTCAAGGTTACTCCATCCTCCAAAGTGGTTGGTGATATGGCCTTATTCATGACGGCAAATAATCTTACAGCCGAAGACATATTGACCAAGGGCGAAAGCCTGGCCTTTCCCCAGAGTGCTAAAGAATTGATGCGGGGTGACCTGGGACAAATCGAAGGAGGATTTCCCAGGAAAATTCAGAAGATCATCCTGCAGGGGGAGAAACCGTATACTGAGCATCCGAATGCGCATCTCAAACCCATCGATTTTGATGCCAGCATGGAGGCTATGAGAGCCAAGCTGGGTGAAGAAGTCACCGAACTGGACCTGCTGTCCTGGCTGTTGTACGATAAGGTCTTTGAGCAATATTATGAGCACATCAACCGATTTGGAGATGTGTCCAAGATACCTACCCTGCCGTTTTTCTATGGACTGAAGGCGAACGAGGAGATCATGGTAGAGCTTGGCGAAGGAAAGCAGGTGATCATCAAGTTCCTCAATGTAACCGAAGCCAATGAACAGGGCAATCGCCTGGTGTTCTTCCGGCTGAATGGTCAGGCGCGCGCCATCGAAGTAAACGACAAGTCACTGCACAAAGAAGTCAAGCGAAACCGCAAAGCCAGTGGCGCTAATCAGATCGGAGCTCCATTGCAGGGCAGTATTGCGAAGATTCTGGTCAAGCCGGGAGATGAAGTAGATTTGAACACACCGCTCTTTACCATTGAAGCCATGAAAATGGAATCGACCATTGCGGCGCCCAGGCCGGGCAAAGTGAAAGAAGTATTCCTGGATGAGAAGACCCTGGTAGAACAGAATGACCTGGTGGTTGAAATGGAATACCCTGCTTAG
- a CDS encoding FAD:protein FMN transferase: MKTKSLLLVVLSALSTGLSSQAIFNRTMKLMGSRFDITVVAGDSVQADVYIDLAVKEISRIEKLISSWDPASETSQINRNAGKEPVQVDKELFDLIKRSMAISRLTDGAFDITYASMDKIWKFDGSMTEMPSEEAIKNSVARVGFEKIILDEANHSVFLPEEGMKIAFGAIGKGYAADKAKKLLSDYGVTAGIINASGDMNTWGNQPDGEDWKVAITNPMDKGKAFALVPLKQGAVVTSGDYEKYVVFNGIRYTHIIDPKTGYPAHGIISSTVFAPSAELADALATSLFVMGVDVGIARINQLPHVECILIDEDGNIHTSDNININNHHEN; this comes from the coding sequence ATGAAAACGAAATCCCTCCTCCTGGTGGTCCTGTCTGCATTGTCGACGGGGCTGTCGTCGCAAGCCATTTTCAACCGTACGATGAAGTTGATGGGCAGCCGATTTGATATTACCGTGGTTGCCGGTGACTCGGTGCAGGCTGATGTGTACATTGACCTTGCGGTGAAAGAAATCAGCCGGATAGAGAAATTGATATCTTCCTGGGACCCGGCTTCGGAAACGTCCCAGATCAACCGCAATGCCGGCAAAGAACCGGTTCAGGTGGATAAGGAACTGTTTGATCTCATCAAGCGCTCTATGGCCATTTCCAGATTGACGGACGGCGCTTTTGACATTACCTATGCCTCCATGGACAAGATCTGGAAGTTCGATGGGTCCATGACCGAAATGCCGTCCGAAGAGGCGATCAAAAACTCGGTGGCTCGGGTTGGTTTTGAAAAAATTATACTGGACGAGGCAAATCACTCTGTCTTCCTGCCTGAAGAGGGTATGAAGATCGCCTTTGGAGCCATCGGCAAGGGCTATGCAGCCGATAAGGCTAAAAAACTCCTCTCAGATTATGGCGTAACTGCAGGAATCATCAATGCTTCAGGGGATATGAATACCTGGGGCAACCAACCGGACGGAGAGGACTGGAAAGTGGCCATCACCAATCCTATGGATAAAGGCAAGGCATTTGCGCTGGTACCGCTCAAGCAGGGCGCTGTCGTAACTTCCGGTGATTATGAAAAATACGTGGTGTTTAATGGCATCCGGTACACTCATATCATCGACCCCAAGACAGGGTATCCTGCTCATGGCATCATCAGTTCTACGGTCTTTGCGCCAAGTGCGGAATTGGCGGATGCACTGGCGACCTCACTTTTTGTCATGGGTGTCGACGTAGGCATTGCACGCATCAATCAGCTACCCCATGTCGAATGCATACTGATTGACGAGGATGGTAATATCCATACCTCGGATAACATAAACATCAATAATCATCATGAAAATTAA
- a CDS encoding META domain-containing protein → MKEILITTTLILITLSCNGPGQADSGEQQDTTTTKIITPGITADGEGQQIYFQASGHEPVWSLTMSDRNISVKWMDDSLKTLTPEPVLAADQNIKRYDIHAESRDVIIEISQRICADAMSGDSSPYTVRVQYQNTAENDAKTLEGCGHYLTDYRLQDIWVLERLNGKPMSSSDFGRELPMLEINSIENTFSGSTGCNRMNGGIFYEKGKLRFIKIATTRMMCPRGQELEQQFVRALESSTSYQIANNRLTLSNPDQTLIVFRKAD, encoded by the coding sequence GTGAAAGAAATCCTGATCACCACTACACTGATCCTGATAACCTTATCCTGCAATGGCCCCGGACAGGCTGATTCCGGAGAGCAGCAGGATACGACCACTACGAAAATCATCACCCCTGGTATCACAGCAGATGGTGAAGGACAGCAAATTTATTTTCAGGCTTCCGGTCATGAACCCGTGTGGAGTCTTACGATGAGTGATCGGAACATTTCCGTTAAATGGATGGATGACTCACTCAAAACTCTGACACCAGAACCTGTGCTGGCGGCAGACCAAAACATCAAACGCTATGATATCCATGCCGAATCACGGGATGTGATCATTGAGATCAGCCAAAGGATATGCGCCGATGCGATGTCCGGAGACTCTTCACCATACACTGTACGCGTCCAATACCAAAACACCGCAGAAAATGACGCGAAGACCCTGGAAGGCTGTGGTCATTACCTTACCGATTACCGGCTTCAGGATATCTGGGTGCTGGAACGTTTGAATGGTAAACCAATGAGTAGTTCGGATTTTGGCAGGGAACTGCCTATGCTGGAGATAAACAGCATTGAAAATACATTTTCCGGATCGACCGGTTGTAACCGGATGAACGGCGGCATTTTTTACGAAAAAGGCAAGCTGCGGTTTATCAAGATTGCCACCACCAGAATGATGTGTCCCAGGGGGCAGGAATTGGAACAGCAATTTGTACGGGCTTTAGAGTCATCTACTTCTTACCAGATCGCGAACAACCGGTTAACACTCTCTAACCCGGACCAAACCCTGATAGTTTTCAGGAAGGCAGACTGA